From Deltaproteobacteria bacterium, the proteins below share one genomic window:
- a CDS encoding GNAT family N-acetyltransferase, producing MELRTRRLLLRELDIADAEAANRYERDPEVTRYQSNDVCTLDESRDYIVRSLESARAEPRRVFDLAVTRDGAFIGRAGLDVRDALNKQGMLWWVIDPAHQNQGFATEAAAALVDFGFELQGLHRIYVDVDPRNVTSIRVAEKLGMKREAHLRENAFLKGEWVDSMILGILDREWVTRAAGR from the coding sequence ATGGAGCTGCGCACCCGACGCCTGTTGCTTCGCGAGCTCGACATCGCCGACGCCGAGGCCGCGAACCGCTACGAGCGCGATCCGGAGGTCACGCGCTACCAGAGCAACGACGTCTGCACCCTCGACGAAAGCCGCGACTACATCGTCCGCAGCCTGGAGTCGGCGCGCGCCGAGCCGAGGCGCGTGTTCGATCTCGCGGTCACGCGCGACGGCGCGTTCATCGGTCGCGCTGGCCTCGACGTCCGCGACGCGCTCAACAAGCAGGGCATGCTCTGGTGGGTCATCGATCCGGCGCACCAGAATCAAGGCTTCGCCACGGAGGCCGCAGCGGCGCTCGTCGACTTCGGGTTCGAGTTGCAGGGATTGCACCGCATCTACGTCGACGTCGACCCGCGAAACGTGACCTCCATTCGCGTCGCCGAGAAGCTCGGCATGAAGCGCGAGGCGCACCTGCGCGAGAACGCGTTCCTCAAGGGCGAGTGGGTTGACTCGATGATCCTCGGCATCCTCGACCGCGAGTGGGTCACGCGCGCAGCCGGGCGCTGA
- a CDS encoding aquaporin, which translates to MIHAVGPPNFLDPTLEWRRIFSEAWGTFLLVLVAAGGGVLHSLSPGSVTLGMAVVAPGLMVMAIIYFMGTVSGAHLNPAVTLAFALRRNFPWKRVPNYLLAQFVGGLLAAAFLRTMFGLAGSVGATVPGAGIDSMRALAMEIVLTTGLVSTILGTSSGARNVGTNGAIAVGGYIALAGMWSAPISGASMNPFRSLAPDLIRMNLSTTWIYLLGPVIGAVIAVGFEQILKGRGTAAGTEAAQGTLEEHFHQRFHRPNRPEPT; encoded by the coding sequence ATGATCCACGCGGTGGGTCCGCCGAACTTCCTCGATCCGACGCTCGAGTGGCGCCGGATCTTCTCCGAGGCGTGGGGAACGTTCTTGCTCGTGCTCGTGGCCGCAGGGGGAGGCGTGTTGCACAGCCTCAGTCCGGGCTCGGTGACGCTGGGCATGGCCGTGGTCGCGCCCGGCCTGATGGTCATGGCGATCATCTACTTCATGGGCACGGTGAGCGGCGCGCACCTGAACCCTGCGGTGACCCTCGCGTTCGCGCTGCGTCGCAACTTCCCGTGGAAGCGCGTGCCCAACTACCTCCTCGCGCAGTTCGTGGGCGGGCTCCTCGCAGCGGCCTTCTTGCGCACCATGTTCGGGCTCGCGGGAAGCGTTGGCGCCACTGTTCCCGGCGCAGGCATCGACAGCATGCGCGCCCTGGCCATGGAGATCGTTCTCACCACCGGCCTGGTCTCCACCATCCTCGGCACCTCCTCGGGCGCGCGGAACGTGGGCACCAATGGCGCCATCGCGGTCGGGGGCTACATCGCGCTCGCGGGAATGTGGTCGGCGCCGATCAGTGGCGCGTCGATGAATCCGTTCCGCTCGCTCGCGCCGGATCTCATCCGCATGAACCTGAGCACCACCTGGATCTACCTGCTCGGGCCCGTCATCGGCGCGGTGATTGCCGTGGGCTTCGAGCAGATCCTCAAGGGTCGGGGCACCGCCGCAGGGACCGAGGCAGCGCAAGGAACGCTGGAGGAACATTTCCACCAGCGCTTCCACCGGCCGAATCGGCCAGAACCCACGTAG
- a CDS encoding class I SAM-dependent methyltransferase: MADWNAEAYHRVSEPQLRWGLEVLPRLPLRGDETVLDAGCGSGRLTAKLAERLPRGHVLALDVSPSMLERARRELASFGERVTVQQADLAKLELVDAADAVFSNATFHWVNDHDSLFAGLFRALRPGGRLVAQCGGGENLVRLRGRALSVLRARWPEAASRWTEPWFYSDAERARAQLQRAGFTDIRTGLVDAPTPFATPAAYREFCGMVVLRHHLELLPDGAARDDFLDAMTQLAGADGPALTIDYVRLNIDARKP; the protein is encoded by the coding sequence ATGGCCGACTGGAATGCCGAGGCGTACCACCGCGTGTCCGAGCCGCAGCTTCGCTGGGGCCTCGAGGTGCTCCCGCGGCTCCCGCTCCGCGGTGACGAGACGGTGCTCGACGCCGGCTGCGGCTCGGGTCGGCTCACGGCGAAGCTCGCGGAGCGGTTGCCGCGCGGGCACGTGCTGGCGCTCGATGTCTCGCCGTCGATGCTCGAGAGGGCGCGCCGAGAGCTCGCGTCGTTCGGCGAGCGCGTCACCGTGCAACAGGCCGATCTCGCGAAGCTCGAACTCGTCGACGCGGCCGACGCGGTGTTCAGCAACGCGACTTTCCACTGGGTGAACGATCACGACTCGCTCTTCGCAGGACTGTTCCGCGCGCTGCGTCCGGGCGGTCGGCTCGTGGCGCAGTGTGGCGGCGGCGAGAACCTGGTGCGGCTTCGCGGGCGTGCGCTGTCGGTGCTTCGGGCGAGGTGGCCGGAGGCGGCGTCGCGCTGGACCGAGCCGTGGTTCTACTCCGACGCGGAGCGCGCCCGCGCGCAGCTTCAACGCGCGGGCTTCACGGACATCCGCACCGGGCTCGTCGACGCGCCGACGCCCTTCGCGACGCCGGCGGCGTATCGCGAGTTCTGTGGAATGGTCGTGCTCCGCCACCACCTCGAGCTCTTGCCCGATGGGGCCGCGCGCGACGACTTCCTGGACGCGATGACGCAGCTCGCGGGCGCCGATGGCCCGGCGCTGACGATTGACTACGTCCGGCTCAACATCGACGCGCGCAAGCCCTGA
- a CDS encoding DUF3455 domain-containing protein produces the protein MPANIPDALDAGPNVHPAIQVFGQGTQNYTCVLVDAGTPVPAWSAAVPEANLYECDADGGALVGTHFGGPTWQWDFDGSTFVGDKPHGTSVASPDDPPTDVAWLLLPRKGGSDAGVMSTIVYAQRVSTVGGQVGNQDAGCDFAAADAGLVVKVPYSATYIFYESN, from the coding sequence GTGCCCGCGAACATCCCCGACGCGCTCGACGCCGGCCCGAACGTGCACCCGGCGATCCAGGTCTTCGGCCAGGGCACGCAGAACTACACCTGCGTGCTCGTCGATGCAGGGACGCCGGTGCCGGCCTGGAGCGCGGCGGTTCCGGAGGCAAACCTCTACGAGTGCGATGCCGACGGCGGCGCACTGGTGGGCACGCACTTCGGCGGCCCGACGTGGCAATGGGACTTCGACGGCAGCACCTTCGTGGGTGACAAGCCGCACGGCACGTCGGTGGCATCGCCAGACGACCCGCCCACGGACGTCGCCTGGCTGCTCTTGCCGCGAAAGGGTGGCTCCGACGCGGGCGTGATGAGCACCATCGTCTATGCGCAGCGCGTGAGCACGGTGGGCGGCCAGGTCGGCAATCAGGACGCGGGCTGCGACTTCGCCGCGGCGGATGCGGGCCTGGTGGTGAAGGTGCCGTACTCGGCGACGTACATCTTCTACGAGTCGAACTGA
- a CDS encoding PAS domain-containing protein, with product MEEEALQRAQVLAQLGSWEWNLATGRLDFTEEMYRLVGLWPRTKPLQYRDFLRFVHPEDRHMVNSRVRRALCGKPLRADYRLRLRDGRVRWISIVWSACAA from the coding sequence ATGGAAGAGGAGGCACTACAGCGTGCGCAGGTGCTCGCGCAGCTGGGAAGCTGGGAGTGGAATCTCGCGACCGGGCGCCTGGACTTCACCGAGGAGATGTACCGGCTCGTCGGCCTCTGGCCGCGCACCAAGCCGCTGCAGTACCGCGACTTCCTCCGCTTCGTGCATCCGGAGGACCGCCACATGGTCAATTCGCGGGTCCGGCGAGCGCTCTGCGGCAAGCCCCTCCGGGCGGACTACCGCCTGCGCCTCCGCGACGGACGGGTGCGTTGGATCTCGATCGTATGGAGCGCGTGCGCTGCCTGA